One Syngnathus acus chromosome 13, fSynAcu1.2, whole genome shotgun sequence genomic window carries:
- the p2ry13 gene encoding P2Y purinoceptor 13 — protein sequence MNDSQANASFKCVRDISVTSVLFPWLYSIIFILSLLLNSMAVWVFFTIPSKSTFMVFLKNVVVADLLMTLTIPLRVMSDTGVGGGPLRAFHCRYSAVLFYVTMYISIILLGLISLDRYLKIVRPFGKGVLQRVWVGQALSGVVWVVMLSLALPNVILSHQPPRYSNGRVKCMSMKSQAGLDWHEGFIYFCQVIFWGTLALMVFCYTFISKKVYESYRASKSSSQAATRKTKAKVFVVVAVFFVCFAPYHFNRVPYTMTQTGNAISKCRVKNGLYIAKETTLWLSATNVCLDPLIYVFLCSVFRNRLMAVLQRKPLHKGDSPTATSTQLEMSQMANNRLVGPP from the exons ATGAACGACTCGCAAGCCAACGCTTCCTTCAAGTGTGTCCGGGATATCAGCGTGACCTCGGTGCTGTTCCCATGGCTATACAgcatcatcttcatcctctccCTGCTGCTCAATTCCATGGCGGTGTGGGTTTTCTTCACCATTCCCAGCAAGTCCACGTTCATGGTCTTTCTAAAGAATGTG GTGGTGGCTGACTTGTTGATGACCTTGACCATCCCCCTGAGGGTCATGAGCGACACCGGCGTGGGCGGGGGTCCGCTACGGGCCTTCCACTGCCGTTACTCGGCCGTTCTCTTCTACGTCACCATGTACATCAGCATCATCTTGCTGGGCCTCATCAGCCTGGACCGTTACCTGAAGATAGTCCGGCCCTTCGGCAAAGGCGTCCTGCAGCGGGTGTGGGTCGGCCAGGCGCTGAGTGGCGTCGTCTGGGTGGTCATGTTGTCTTTGGCGCTGCCCAATGTGATCTTAAGCCACCAGCCGCCACGCTACTCTAACGGACGGGTCAAGTGCATGTCCATGAAGAGTCAGGCTGGCCTGGATTGGCATGAAGGATTCATCTACTTCTGTCAG GTGATCTTCTGGGGAACGCTGGCCCTGATGGTTTTCTGCTACACGTTCATTAGCAAGAAGGTGTATGAGTCATACAGAGCCTCAAAGTCCAGTTCCCAGGCAGCTACCCGCAAAACCAAAGCAAAAGTCTTTGTGGTTGTCGCCGTCTTCTTCGTCTGCTTCGCCCCCTACCACTTTAACCGAGTTCCCTACACTATGACGCAAACCGGCAATGCCATCAGCAAGTGCCGGGTGAAGAACGGGCTCTACATCGCCAAGGAGACCACGCTGTGGCTGTCGGCCACCAACGTGTGCCTGGACCCGCTTATTTACGTGTTCCTGTGCAGCGTGTTCAGGAATAGACTCATGGCCGTGCTCCAACGCAAGCCCCTCCACAAGGGAGATTCTCCCACTGCTACGTCCACTCAGCTGGAGATGTCGCAAATGGCAAACAACAGACTGGTTGGCCCACCATAA
- the mfsd1 gene encoding major facilitator superfamily domain-containing protein 1 isoform X1, whose product MAGIEEDQSLLAADDGDEGAVSRGEKSGRAGTPLPAICDPAHGLHRVVVLVFMCFLGFGSYFCYDNPASLQTEVLLDLNLNTAKFMQLYAWYSWPNVILCFLGGFLIDRVFGVRLGTILFSLFVCVGQLIFATGALVNHFWLMEIGRFVFGIGGESLAVAQNTYAVNWFKGKELNLVFGLQLSMARLGSTVNMNIMGWVYSKVSVLVGSPGYITLGWSLMIAAVTCIFSLICALVLAFLDKRAEKILKKEQGKTGDVIQLTDVKDFPLPLWIIFIICVSYYVAIFPFIGLGQVFFIEKFDFSPAQARAVNSIVYIISAPASPVLGFLVDKTGKNIIWVMCAVCATLASHMMLAFTFWTPWIGMSLLGLSYSLLACALWPMVAFVVPEHQLGTAYGFMQSIQNLGLALIAMAAGAILDNRGYLLLQVFFCSCICIALMAVVMLYLVDFLRGGDLNRSASARTKLQKEATSDAENRRRHSQLTEGDVARLSPMSAFGLRNRYLSKLGAQLPGHCSSHLSSLAHRSVLK is encoded by the exons ATGGCGGGCATCGAGGAGGACCAATCCTTACTGGCGGCGGACGACGGGGACGAGGGCGCCGTGTCCCGCGGAGAGAAGAGCGGCCGTGCTGGCACACCGCTACCCGCTATCTGCGACCCGGCGCACGGCTTACACCGGGTCGTTGTCCTGGTGTTTATGTGTTTCCTCGGATTCG gaaGCTACTTCTGTTATGATAACCCTGCTTCTCTTCAGACTGAAGTCCTTCTG GATTTGAACTTGAACACGGCCAAGTTCATGCAGCTATACGCCTGGTACTCGTGGCCCAATGTGATCCTTTGCTTCTTGGGCGGATTCCTCATCGACAGAGTCTTTGGCGTTAG GCTGGGAACCATTCTCTTTTccctctttgtttgtgttgggcAG CTAATATTTGCCACTGGAGCTTTGGTAAATCACTTTTGGTTGATGGAAATTGGACGTTTTGTATTTGG AATCGGAGGGGAATCCCTGGCTGTGGCCCAGAACACGTATGCGGTCAATTGGTTCAAAGGGAAGGAGCTCAACCTGGTGTTTGGTCTTCAACTCAGTATGGCTCGcctg GGCAGCACGGTGAACATGAACATCATGGGCTGGGTCTACAGCAAAGTGTCTGTCCTGGTTGGCTCGCCCGGTTACATCACGCTCGGCTGGTCGCTCATGATAG CCGCCGTAACCTGCATTTTCTCGCTAATCTGCGCTCTGGTGCTGGCATTCCTCGACAAACGAGCGGAGAAAATCCTCAAGAAAGAGCAAGGCAAAACCG GCGACGTAATTCAGCTGACTGATGTGAAAGACTTCCCCTTACCCCTGTGgatcatcttcatcatttgTGTCAGCTACTATGTGGCCATCTTCCCTTTTATTGGACTGGGACA GGTCTTCTTCATCGAGAAGTTCGACTTTTCCCCGGCTCAAGCGAGAGCTGTCAACAG CATCGTTTATATCATCTCAGCGCCGGCATCTCCCGTTTTGGGCTTTCTGGTGGACAAGACGGGAAAGAACATCATTTGGGTGATGTGCGCCGTGTGCGCCACACTCGCCTCTCACATGATGCTGGCCTTCACCTTCTGGACTCCCTGGATCGGCATG TCACTGCTGGGCTTGTCTTACTCCCTCTTAGCATGCGCCCTGTGGCCCATGGTGGCTTTCGTGGTACCCGAGCACCAGCTGGGGACCGCCTACGGCTT CATGCAGTCCATCCAGAACCTGGGATTAGCGCTCATCGCCATGGCAGCTGGAGCCATCCTCGACAATAGAGGATACCTCTTACTGCAAGTCTTTTTCTGTTCCTGCATCTGCA TTGCATTGATGGCGGTGGTGATGCTTTACTTGGTGGATTTTCTAAGAG GAGGAGATTTGAACCGGTCAGCTTCAGCCAGAACCAAACTCCAGAAAGAAGCCACTTCAGATGCGGA GAACAGGCGGCGGCACAGTCAGCTGACTGAAGGCGACGTGGCTCGACTGTCACCAATGTCTGCGTTTGGATTGCGCAACCGCTATCTCTCCAAGCTTGGAGCGCAG CTGCCAGGCCACTGCTCCAGCCATCTGTCATCGCTCGCCCACAGGAGCGTTCTGAAGTGA
- the mfsd1 gene encoding major facilitator superfamily domain-containing protein 1 isoform X2, which translates to MAGIEEDQSLLAADDGDEGAVSRGEKSGRAGTPLPAICDPAHGLHRVVVLVFMCFLGFGSYFCYDNPASLQTEVLLDLNLNTAKFMQLYAWYSWPNVILCFLGGFLIDRVFGVRLGTILFSLFVCVGQLIFATGALVNHFWLMEIGRFVFGIGGESLAVAQNTYAVNWFKGKELNLVFGLQLSMARLGSTVNMNIMGWVYSKVSVLVGSPGYITLGWSLMIAAVTCIFSLICALVLAFLDKRAEKILKKEQGKTGDVIQLTDVKDFPLPLWIIFIICVSYYVAIFPFIGLGQVFFIEKFDFSPAQARAVNSIVYIISAPASPVLGFLVDKTGKNIIWVMCAVCATLASHMMLAFTFWTPWIGMSLLGLSYSLLACALWPMVAFVVPEHQLGTAYGFMQSIQNLGLALIAMAAGAILDNRGYLLLQVFFCSCICIALMAVVMLYLVDFLRGGDLNRSASARTKLQKEATSDAE; encoded by the exons ATGGCGGGCATCGAGGAGGACCAATCCTTACTGGCGGCGGACGACGGGGACGAGGGCGCCGTGTCCCGCGGAGAGAAGAGCGGCCGTGCTGGCACACCGCTACCCGCTATCTGCGACCCGGCGCACGGCTTACACCGGGTCGTTGTCCTGGTGTTTATGTGTTTCCTCGGATTCG gaaGCTACTTCTGTTATGATAACCCTGCTTCTCTTCAGACTGAAGTCCTTCTG GATTTGAACTTGAACACGGCCAAGTTCATGCAGCTATACGCCTGGTACTCGTGGCCCAATGTGATCCTTTGCTTCTTGGGCGGATTCCTCATCGACAGAGTCTTTGGCGTTAG GCTGGGAACCATTCTCTTTTccctctttgtttgtgttgggcAG CTAATATTTGCCACTGGAGCTTTGGTAAATCACTTTTGGTTGATGGAAATTGGACGTTTTGTATTTGG AATCGGAGGGGAATCCCTGGCTGTGGCCCAGAACACGTATGCGGTCAATTGGTTCAAAGGGAAGGAGCTCAACCTGGTGTTTGGTCTTCAACTCAGTATGGCTCGcctg GGCAGCACGGTGAACATGAACATCATGGGCTGGGTCTACAGCAAAGTGTCTGTCCTGGTTGGCTCGCCCGGTTACATCACGCTCGGCTGGTCGCTCATGATAG CCGCCGTAACCTGCATTTTCTCGCTAATCTGCGCTCTGGTGCTGGCATTCCTCGACAAACGAGCGGAGAAAATCCTCAAGAAAGAGCAAGGCAAAACCG GCGACGTAATTCAGCTGACTGATGTGAAAGACTTCCCCTTACCCCTGTGgatcatcttcatcatttgTGTCAGCTACTATGTGGCCATCTTCCCTTTTATTGGACTGGGACA GGTCTTCTTCATCGAGAAGTTCGACTTTTCCCCGGCTCAAGCGAGAGCTGTCAACAG CATCGTTTATATCATCTCAGCGCCGGCATCTCCCGTTTTGGGCTTTCTGGTGGACAAGACGGGAAAGAACATCATTTGGGTGATGTGCGCCGTGTGCGCCACACTCGCCTCTCACATGATGCTGGCCTTCACCTTCTGGACTCCCTGGATCGGCATG TCACTGCTGGGCTTGTCTTACTCCCTCTTAGCATGCGCCCTGTGGCCCATGGTGGCTTTCGTGGTACCCGAGCACCAGCTGGGGACCGCCTACGGCTT CATGCAGTCCATCCAGAACCTGGGATTAGCGCTCATCGCCATGGCAGCTGGAGCCATCCTCGACAATAGAGGATACCTCTTACTGCAAGTCTTTTTCTGTTCCTGCATCTGCA TTGCATTGATGGCGGTGGTGATGCTTTACTTGGTGGATTTTCTAAGAG GAGGAGATTTGAACCGGTCAGCTTCAGCCAGAACCAAACTCCAGAAAGAAGCCACTTCAGATGCGGA atga